The proteins below are encoded in one region of Pelotomaculum schinkii:
- a CDS encoding ParB/RepB/Spo0J family partition protein, protein MSKRRGLGKGLQALFPGADQAAAGATEQLKEIDIDKIRTASRQPRQLFDPEKLAELAESIRELGVIQPVVVRPEAGGGYELIAGERRWRACKSLGYKTIPAVVKDYRDLEATAVSLIENIQREDLNPLEEALAYHQLMEDFQLTQEEVSGRVGKSRPFVANMVRLLGLPDEVKEMLAAGQLSAGHARALLAIEDAKKQAAAAGKIVRQQLNVRQTENLAKALMAEKAAGEKKKRYKAMLLASAEEELQKFLKTPVKVRETRNGRGKLEITYGDPVELNRLVELITGRKKT, encoded by the coding sequence TTGAGTAAGCGCAGGGGTTTGGGTAAGGGCTTGCAGGCTCTGTTTCCCGGCGCCGATCAGGCAGCCGCCGGCGCCACAGAACAGCTCAAAGAAATTGATATTGACAAGATCAGGACGGCGTCCCGGCAGCCCAGGCAGTTGTTTGATCCGGAAAAATTGGCTGAACTGGCGGAATCGATCAGGGAACTGGGTGTTATCCAGCCGGTGGTGGTGCGACCCGAAGCAGGTGGCGGCTACGAATTAATTGCCGGCGAAAGGCGTTGGCGAGCCTGCAAAAGTCTGGGATACAAGACGATTCCGGCTGTGGTCAAGGATTACCGCGACCTGGAGGCTACTGCAGTTTCTTTAATTGAAAATATACAAAGAGAGGATCTGAACCCATTAGAAGAAGCTCTGGCCTATCACCAACTGATGGAGGATTTTCAGTTGACCCAGGAGGAGGTCTCGGGAAGGGTTGGTAAAAGCAGGCCTTTCGTTGCCAACATGGTCAGGCTGTTGGGACTGCCCGACGAGGTTAAGGAAATGCTTGCCGCAGGGCAGCTTAGCGCCGGGCATGCCAGAGCTTTGTTAGCCATAGAAGATGCCAAAAAGCAGGCTGCCGCAGCCGGAAAAATTGTCAGGCAGCAGCTTAACGTCCGCCAGACTGAGAATTTAGCGAAGGCGCTTATGGCGGAGAAAGCTGCCGGCGAAAAAAAGAAGCGGTATAAAGCAATGCTGTTGGCGTCAGCCGAGGAAGAATTGCAAAAATTTTTAAAGACTCCGGTCAAAGTTCGAGAAACCCGAAACGGCAGGGGTAAGCTGGAAATTACTTATGGAGATCCGGTTGAACTGAACAGGCTTGTGGAACTTATCACCGGGCGGAAAAAGACGTGA
- a CDS encoding ParA family protein, translating into MGKLIAIANQKGGVAKTTTAVNLSAWLSLMGQKVLLVDIDPQGNASTGVGVDKQEIELCIYDVLINGVPAREVIVPCAVEKLYLIPATIELAGAEVELVGVADREKILKKALGEIKEDYDYIFIDCPPSLGMLTLNALTAADSVLIPIQCEYYALEGLGQLMNTIQMVQQQLNPDLVLEGVLLTMFDGRTNLAIQVVDEIKKHFREKVYRSIVPRNVRLSEAPSHGKPVMVYDRRSRGSEAYQELAKEVMGIE; encoded by the coding sequence ATAGGCAAGTTAATAGCTATCGCCAACCAAAAAGGCGGGGTTGCCAAGACCACTACGGCTGTAAACCTGAGCGCGTGGCTGTCACTGATGGGACAAAAGGTGCTGCTGGTCGATATAGACCCGCAGGGCAACGCCAGCACTGGAGTTGGGGTGGACAAACAAGAAATAGAGCTTTGCATTTATGATGTCCTGATCAACGGTGTGCCCGCCCGTGAGGTGATTGTGCCCTGCGCCGTCGAAAAACTGTACCTGATCCCCGCCACTATTGAACTGGCCGGCGCCGAAGTTGAATTGGTCGGCGTGGCGGACAGGGAAAAAATATTAAAGAAAGCGCTTGGGGAAATAAAAGAGGATTACGATTATATATTTATTGACTGTCCTCCCTCTCTGGGAATGCTGACTTTAAACGCGCTGACCGCCGCCGATTCCGTACTCATCCCGATCCAATGTGAATATTATGCTCTGGAAGGACTGGGCCAGTTGATGAACACCATCCAAATGGTGCAGCAGCAGCTTAACCCCGACCTGGTCTTGGAGGGAGTGCTGTTAACCATGTTTGACGGCAGGACCAATCTTGCCATTCAGGTGGTTGACGAAATAAAAAAACACTTCCGGGAAAAGGTATACAGGTCTATCGTCCCGAGAAATGTAAGGCTCAGTGAAGCGCCCAGTCACGGCAAGCCCGTAATGGTTTACGACCGGCGTTCGCGGGGCTCGGAGGCCTACCAGGAGCTGGCAAAGGAAGTGATGGGGATTGAGTAA
- a CDS encoding YkvI family membrane protein, giving the protein MKGQVWLLAKVVTAYIGAVIGAGFASGQEIMQFFILHGASGLKGVALATALFAYLGGYVMFLCTSLKSTGYKEILTLLLGSRVGKVIDILNLCMLLAGLSVMLSGSAAVFGEQFGLPARAGVLVVATLTAMVILGGLDGVLTANVFMVPLKFLAVSLISLAALRLGGGPVNLEPVVPAAAGVAGHWAVAGLLYVSYNMVVPVAVLSSLGRMVPRKIGVAGGVLGGLLLGAAVCLVTLAGLRHFPEASTYQIPLLYLAGRLGYGFQQALGLLIWLAILTTAIAQAHGFASRLAGGALKPYRIFGVGACLLALPLSGFSFAALVRLLYPLFGCVGLALLLALLAAPFSKFFRRPEKMLHIIKRFNIINRKI; this is encoded by the coding sequence TTGAAGGGACAGGTGTGGCTGCTGGCCAAGGTTGTCACCGCTTACATCGGGGCTGTAATCGGGGCGGGATTTGCCTCCGGGCAGGAAATAATGCAGTTTTTTATCCTGCACGGAGCAAGCGGGCTGAAAGGTGTAGCTCTGGCAACCGCACTGTTTGCGTATCTGGGCGGCTATGTTATGTTTCTCTGTACCTCGTTGAAATCAACCGGCTATAAGGAAATTCTCACTCTGCTGCTGGGTTCGCGGGTTGGAAAGGTTATAGATATATTAAATCTATGCATGCTTCTCGCTGGACTTAGTGTGATGCTATCCGGCAGCGCGGCTGTTTTCGGCGAGCAGTTTGGCCTGCCTGCCAGAGCCGGGGTCCTGGTGGTGGCCACCCTGACCGCAATGGTTATCCTGGGGGGGCTGGATGGAGTGTTGACGGCGAATGTGTTCATGGTTCCCTTAAAATTTTTGGCGGTTTCTCTTATATCGCTGGCTGCTCTGCGCCTGGGTGGAGGGCCGGTAAACCTGGAGCCGGTTGTACCGGCGGCGGCCGGGGTGGCCGGGCACTGGGCTGTGGCGGGCTTGCTCTATGTATCCTATAACATGGTGGTGCCGGTGGCAGTCCTTTCCTCACTGGGCAGGATGGTTCCTCGCAAAATTGGAGTGGCCGGGGGGGTATTGGGTGGCCTGCTGCTGGGAGCCGCGGTCTGCCTGGTTACCTTGGCCGGACTGCGGCACTTTCCGGAGGCGTCCACTTACCAAATTCCGCTGCTTTACCTGGCCGGGCGCCTGGGTTATGGCTTTCAACAGGCTCTGGGCCTTCTGATCTGGTTGGCTATCCTCACCACTGCTATCGCCCAGGCCCACGGCTTTGCCAGCAGGTTGGCCGGAGGAGCGTTGAAGCCTTACCGCATCTTTGGTGTTGGGGCCTGCCTGCTGGCCTTGCCTCTATCCGGGTTCAGCTTCGCTGCGCTGGTCAGGTTACTCTACCCTCTCTTTGGTTGTGTCGGGCTGGCGTTGCTGTTAGCCTTGCTGGCGGCGCCGTTTTCTAAATTTTTCCGGAGACCGGAAAAAATGCTTCACATTATTAAAAGATTCAATATAATTAATAGGAAAATATGA
- a CDS encoding DUF554 domain-containing protein, with amino-acid sequence MGTIVNAVSIILGSVLGLLFKKGIPERYGSTIMQGLGLAVLLVGVSMSLQTKQVLVVVLSLVLGAVTGEFLNIEGGLARLGKWLEAKVGGSTGDVGRAFVTASLIFCVGAMAIMGSIEDGLNHNPRILFIKSALDGVSSVVFASTMGLGVAFSAIPVLLYQGSITLLAWTVKDYLGPAVISEMTATGGLLILGIAFNMLNITEIKVGNLLPAIFYAIPLAILIPRIIPA; translated from the coding sequence GTGGGGACAATTGTCAATGCAGTTTCCATTATCCTGGGCTCCGTCCTGGGTCTTTTGTTTAAAAAAGGGATCCCGGAACGTTACGGGAGCACTATCATGCAGGGCCTAGGGTTGGCCGTACTCCTTGTTGGTGTCAGTATGTCGCTGCAGACCAAACAGGTACTGGTGGTTGTCCTGAGCCTGGTGCTGGGGGCCGTGACCGGCGAGTTTCTGAATATCGAAGGTGGTCTGGCCCGCTTGGGCAAATGGTTGGAAGCGAAGGTTGGCGGATCTACAGGCGACGTCGGCCGGGCCTTTGTCACCGCCAGCCTGATTTTTTGTGTGGGGGCCATGGCTATTATGGGCTCGATCGAAGACGGTCTAAATCACAATCCCCGCATCCTCTTCATTAAGTCGGCTTTAGACGGCGTTTCATCGGTTGTTTTTGCCTCGACCATGGGGCTGGGGGTGGCCTTTTCAGCTATACCTGTGCTCCTGTATCAGGGTTCCATTACCCTTCTGGCCTGGACTGTGAAGGACTACCTGGGACCGGCTGTGATTTCGGAGATGACTGCCACGGGAGGTCTTTTAATTCTGGGCATAGCTTTTAATATGCTAAACATAACCGAGATCAAAGTCGGCAACCTGCTGCCGGCGATATTTTACGCAATTCCCCTGGCCATACTAATACCCAGAATTATACCAGCGTGA
- a CDS encoding phosphoribosyltransferase — protein sequence MIFRNRAEAGRQLAEKLAGFIERDALVLAVPRGGVVIAAEIVRMLNLNIDLIIPRKIGAPHNPEVAIGAVTQDGTTLFEPRLIELLGISRGELEDRVAYELEEIRRRMTLYGAGRNIGKSGGRQLIVVDDGVATGYTMQAALRSARSYGPKELVLAIPVAPRDTLELLEKEVDRTVCLMVPEDFYAVGQFYENFEQTKDEEVMEIMRRFSDL from the coding sequence ATGATTTTTCGTAACAGGGCCGAAGCTGGAAGGCAACTGGCGGAAAAACTTGCTGGTTTTATTGAAAGGGACGCGCTAGTGCTGGCTGTACCCCGGGGCGGGGTGGTTATAGCCGCTGAAATTGTCAGGATGCTGAATCTCAATATTGACCTGATTATACCCCGCAAAATAGGGGCGCCCCATAATCCCGAGGTTGCCATAGGCGCTGTCACTCAGGACGGAACCACTCTCTTTGAGCCACGCCTGATTGAATTGCTGGGAATAAGCCGGGGGGAACTGGAAGACAGGGTCGCCTATGAACTGGAAGAGATCCGGCGTCGTATGACGCTTTACGGCGCCGGACGAAACATAGGGAAAAGCGGGGGTCGCCAGTTGATAGTGGTTGACGACGGTGTCGCAACCGGCTACACCATGCAGGCCGCCCTGCGTTCCGCCAGAAGTTATGGGCCAAAAGAACTGGTTTTGGCCATTCCGGTAGCTCCTCGGGATACGTTGGAACTGTTGGAAAAAGAGGTCGACCGGACGGTCTGCCTGATGGTTCCCGAGGATTTCTACGCTGTTGGGCAGTTCTATGAGAATTTTGAACAAACTAAAGATGAGGAGGTCATGGAAATAATGCGAAGATTTTCAGATCTTTAA
- the yyaC gene encoding spore protease YyaC, protein MTTTGNPGTVVLSDKTKITIEDPVAVSKIASDLVKRMQRYRVTGDTAKMLLCIGTDRSTGDCLGPLVGSKIDLMQQDFFAVYGTLDQPVHASNLKETLEHINNLYQNPFIIAVDACLGRLESVGCIHLGDGSLLPGAGVNKNLPPVGQIHITGIVNVGGYMEYMILQNTRLNLVMRLADTIVGGLIKAIREFEQEYAGGV, encoded by the coding sequence ATGACCACTACTGGCAATCCTGGTACTGTGGTTTTATCTGATAAGACTAAAATAACTATAGAAGATCCGGTGGCCGTCAGCAAAATTGCAAGTGACCTGGTTAAGCGCATGCAGAGATACAGGGTAACCGGAGATACTGCCAAGATGTTGCTGTGTATCGGCACCGACCGGTCTACCGGGGACTGTCTGGGACCACTGGTTGGCTCAAAAATTGATTTAATGCAGCAAGATTTCTTTGCTGTTTACGGCACCCTGGACCAACCGGTACACGCCAGCAACCTCAAAGAGACCCTGGAACACATCAACAACCTCTATCAAAATCCTTTTATTATCGCAGTTGACGCCTGCCTCGGACGGCTCGAAAGCGTTGGCTGCATTCACCTTGGCGACGGCTCTCTACTGCCTGGAGCAGGTGTAAACAAAAACCTCCCCCCGGTGGGACAAATCCATATTACCGGCATTGTCAATGTTGGCGGCTATATGGAATACATGATCCTGCAGAACACCCGGCTCAACCTGGTGATGCGACTGGCTGACACCATTGTGGGCGGACTCATCAAGGCTATCCGCGAGTTTGAGCAGGAATACGCAGGGGGAGTATAA
- a CDS encoding LarC family nickel insertion protein: MKAIYIDCSAGLSGSALLGALVELGAKPELLVEKIKSIVTIPFQLTFRKRNINGATATATVLKVEAGQEPVPVAAMFKSINTKVFFGDELEDRLHSLFDKFILAQSKVFNLPVAEVVMPEAEILRMIIIATGFFTALEQLGIERINASPLPVGSQLSTHNLAPLLMELARGAAVKQYGGTDVPITPLGVALLTCRADEFGLLPEMTLSETGYGASGEDRQDNPRVRILYGTGRDGETPLGQSETITVVETAIDDMNPEFFPFLVDRLLAGGAVDAFLIPIYMKKSRPAHLLTALCNRSRLEDVLSIIFNETTTLGVRVRDDERRILHRYFFMTSTLYGEVAVKAGCLAEGGAPVQYAPEFEDCKKLALQHAVPIKKVYAAAQRAAHEYIHKCGKKPE, from the coding sequence TTGAAAGCCATTTATATAGATTGCTCGGCTGGACTCAGCGGCAGCGCGCTCCTGGGAGCGCTGGTTGAACTGGGAGCAAAGCCGGAGTTGCTGGTGGAAAAAATTAAAAGCATTGTAACTATTCCTTTTCAACTGACCTTTCGTAAGAGAAACATAAACGGCGCTACTGCCACGGCCACTGTCCTGAAGGTGGAAGCCGGGCAAGAACCCGTACCGGTTGCCGCCATGTTCAAAAGCATTAACACCAAAGTTTTTTTTGGCGATGAACTGGAAGACAGGTTACATTCTTTATTCGACAAATTTATTCTGGCTCAGTCCAAAGTTTTCAATTTACCTGTCGCGGAGGTCGTCATGCCGGAAGCGGAAATACTGAGAATGATAATTATAGCCACCGGTTTTTTCACGGCCTTAGAGCAGTTAGGGATTGAGAGAATAAATGCGTCTCCCTTGCCGGTTGGCTCTCAACTTTCCACCCATAACTTGGCGCCCCTCCTCATGGAACTGGCCAGGGGAGCGGCAGTCAAGCAATACGGAGGGACGGACGTCCCCATAACTCCACTGGGGGTGGCGCTGCTGACCTGCCGGGCGGATGAATTCGGACTGTTACCGGAAATGACGCTGTCTGAAACCGGTTATGGCGCCTCAGGTGAAGACCGGCAGGACAACCCCCGGGTGCGGATCCTGTACGGTACGGGAAGAGATGGTGAAACCCCGCTCGGCCAATCGGAAACGATTACGGTAGTTGAAACAGCAATTGACGATATGAACCCCGAGTTTTTCCCATTCCTGGTCGATCGTCTCCTTGCCGGCGGCGCCGTGGATGCTTTTTTGATCCCCATTTACATGAAAAAGAGCCGTCCGGCCCACCTGCTAACAGCCTTGTGCAACCGGTCAAGGCTTGAGGATGTTCTTAGTATTATATTTAATGAAACAACAACGCTTGGCGTCCGCGTGCGGGACGATGAGAGGAGAATCCTGCACAGGTACTTCTTTATGACAAGTACCCTATACGGAGAGGTTGCTGTAAAAGCAGGCTGCCTCGCTGAAGGAGGCGCGCCGGTACAATACGCTCCTGAATTTGAAGACTGCAAAAAATTAGCCCTGCAGCATGCAGTTCCCATTAAAAAAGTATACGCCGCCGCCCAGCGGGCAGCACACGAATATATACACAAATGCGGTAAAAAGCCTGAATAG
- a CDS encoding CvpA family protein, translated as MNWLDWLIVVIVSFSAFQGLRRGLLASLAGLAGTLVGLFVAYTYHRPLADYLIINWNVEEKIKPLIMQLFKIWMPSQSPVPGAAQPGKLISAGSAASGQLSDIGDYLAGSFASVALDALCFLALLLATTWAINLAGIVLTKVAQFSLLGAPNHLGGLLFGTVRGLAVVVILLALLTPFQSATSFPDSQHGTPGATQRRSGAFEDSMLLPYFEPLFSAIGRSLPTGATVLRKEPGELKEN; from the coding sequence ATGAACTGGCTGGATTGGTTAATCGTTGTGATTGTATCCTTTTCAGCTTTCCAGGGTTTGCGCCGCGGTCTATTGGCAAGTTTGGCAGGACTGGCCGGCACCCTGGTTGGCCTGTTTGTCGCCTACACCTATCACCGTCCCCTTGCGGATTACCTTATCATAAACTGGAATGTGGAAGAAAAGATTAAGCCTCTGATCATGCAGTTGTTTAAAATTTGGATGCCTTCCCAGAGCCCTGTTCCCGGCGCCGCTCAGCCGGGCAAGCTTATATCCGCAGGGAGCGCGGCTTCTGGTCAACTGTCTGATATCGGTGATTACCTGGCCGGAAGCTTTGCCTCCGTGGCGCTGGACGCCCTATGCTTTTTAGCTCTTCTGCTGGCCACCACCTGGGCTATTAACCTGGCTGGGATAGTTTTGACCAAGGTGGCTCAATTCAGTCTGCTGGGAGCGCCGAACCATCTCGGTGGTCTTTTGTTCGGAACCGTCCGGGGGTTGGCCGTTGTAGTCATCTTGTTGGCTCTGCTTACACCCTTTCAGAGCGCCACTTCTTTTCCTGACAGCCAGCACGGGACGCCCGGCGCTACCCAGCGCCGCAGCGGCGCCTTTGAGGACTCCATGCTGCTGCCATATTTTGAACCTCTGTTTAGTGCAATCGGACGATCGCTGCCCACCGGCGCCACCGTGCTCCGTAAAGAACCGGGGGAACTCAAAGAAAACTAA
- a CDS encoding YkuS family protein, translated as MAVEDGLSNIKNALERVGYKVVSPDTGGKIDATIVTGMDDNMMGMQDIKERSIVLEAAGKTEDQIIDELRNRL; from the coding sequence ATTGCTGTAGAAGACGGGCTGTCCAATATTAAAAATGCATTGGAGCGAGTGGGTTACAAGGTGGTCAGTCCTGACACCGGCGGCAAAATTGACGCCACCATCGTGACAGGTATGGACGATAACATGATGGGGATGCAGGATATTAAAGAAAGGTCCATAGTGTTGGAAGCGGCAGGAAAAACTGAGGACCAGATTATAGACGAGCTAAGAAATAGGCTTTAG